TTGCCGccaaccaaaaataaaaatcaagagaatttgaaaaaagaagaagcaagtATTACATATCAGAAATCGTACTTAGTTCTACCACTCATTAAAATAAGGCACAACATATCAGAAATATCAGAAGCAGATCTGAAGAAATTCCATGATTCGAGCATTAAACGTTTCCTTGATCCTTTAAAATGCACCACCTTGACATCCAAAGGCATTCTGTGAAATTGACCTGCTCCCTCAGGTGGTGTCCAATTATATGTAGCACATGGTAGAAAGAGCACTGATGCACCTCCCATCTCATCCATAAAAGCCTGTGCTTTGCGAAATCTCCGCAGATCAAAGCCAGGGTGTGATCTTATCACCCACGCAAGAGCTAACTGATCTCCAAGCATTCGAGAAGCATTCATGTACTTGGAAGTGTAGACTTCTAGCACATGCTGAAGGAAAATCTTTGCTCTACAgctaatttatttcataagCAAGTGTCAAAAATTTagcaatttaattttctatttgcCTAGAATTTGGAGAacataaggaaaaaaagaaggggAGAAAGCCAAATGACAATCGTTTCTCCTAAGCTATATACCAAAAAAAGACTCGATTGAATCACTACCCTAGCTAACCCACAAGGTTGTGCAGGATCAGAATTAGAGTTTGAAGAACCTAGGCAAACCAAACAAGCTCCTTGAGCACACGTGAGCA
The Ricinus communis isolate WT05 ecotype wild-type chromosome 1, ASM1957865v1, whole genome shotgun sequence DNA segment above includes these coding regions:
- the LOC125369539 gene encoding uncharacterized protein LOC125369539; translation: MNASRMLGDQLALAWVIRSHPGFDLRRFRKAQAFMDEMGGASVLFLPCATYNWTPPEGAGQFHRMPLDVKVVHFKGSRKRLMLESWNFFRSASDISDMLCLILMSGRTKYDF